Below is a genomic region from Fischerella sp. PCC 9605.
TCAAATTCTCAGCAATGACAACATTCTCGTTGATTTGGTAGAGCCTACCACCAGTACAAGCAGTTCCCAAGGTGCAAATATTAACCTCAGCATAACTAGTCCTAGTGCCAAACGGATTGTCCCTGCACAAGGATGGGTGTTGAACAACAAAGATGAGGTAGTGCTTGTTGCCTACGATCCCACTGCTACTAATCTGACGCAACGCAGTTTAGGAAAAACCGCTGCTTGCCTTGCCCCTTTTTAAAAGTTATAAATTTTCCAATTTCAGGAGGTGTTTAATAAAAAACAGAGAAAAACAGGGTATTACTGTACATCAATCATATGCGATCGCTGTTTTATATCTCCTTAACCATAGCAACTTTAAGCAGTCTTGCACCTCTTTCTACTGCAAGGGCGCAAATCACGCCAGACAACAGTCTTGGTGCCGAAAGTTCTGTTGTCACTGGTGATGTCATTAATGATATTCCCAGCGATCGCATCTCAGGCGGCGCTACTCGTGGCTTGAATCTATTCCACAGTTTCCAAGAATTCAATGTCGGTGAAAATAGAGGAGCTTATTTTTCCAATCCTAATGGGATTGCGAATATTCTCACACGAGTCACAGGTGGTAATCCCTCAAATATTCTCGGTACACTCGGTGTCTTAGGTAACGCAAATCTCTTCTTAATCAATCCAAAAGGGATTTACTTTGGATCAAATGCCCGATTGAATCTCGGTGGTTCATTTTTTGCAACTACAGCTGACAGTCTTGTCTTTGACAATAATTTTGAGTTTAGTGCCACTAATCCGCAAGCACCGCCACTGTTAACCGTGAATATTCCCATTGGTTTGCGATTTCGGGATATTCCTGGAAGTATTATCAACAATGCCAATTCTTTTGGTCTTGGGGTGCAGCCAGGAAAATCCTTAGCACTAGTGGGCGGTGACGTTAATTTCAACAGTGGGTTAGTAGTAGCACCAGGAGGACGAGTTGAGTTGGGAGGATTGGCACAAGCCGGAACAGTTAGGTTAAATGCAGATGGCAGCTTGAGTGTTCCTCAGGAAGTAACAAGAGCAAACGTATTGCTTACTAATGGCGCTATTGTTGATGTAACTGGTGGAGAAGGGGGCAATATTGCTATTAATGCTCGAAATCTAGAGCTTTCAGGAAGTTATCTTGTTGCTGGTATTGGAACGGGTTTTGGAGCACCAAGCACTCAAGCAGGTGACATTGTAATTAATGCAACAGAAAATGTGACACTCAAGGGAGAAGGTAACTCCTCCAGTTTTATTGTCTCTGATGCAATTGAAGAAGGAGATGCAGGCAGTATCAATATTCTAACAAGGTCGCTGTTTGTGATTGATGGATCTCGAATAGCTTCTAGAATCTTTGGACGGGGGAATGCAGGTAGTATCAATATTAATGCCCAAGATACAGTTAGCTTTAGTGGAGTGGGAGCAAATGGAGCCAGTGGTGTCTTCAGCAGCGTGCAGCCTACAGGCGTGGGCAATGGAGGCGATATAACAATTACGACTAATTCACTTTCCTTCATCAATGGTGCTTTCCTGTTCGCTGGTACCTTTGGGCAGGGAAATGCAGGGAATATAAATTTTTATGCCCGTGATGTAGTCTCCTTTGATGGGTCAGGAAACACAGGATTTCCTAGTGGAGCCACCAGCATAGTGGGAGAAGGAGCCATCGGCAAAGGAGGTAACATCAATTTCACAGCAGGTTCACTCTTTCTAACCAACGGTGCTCAAGTTAGCGCTGCTACCTACGGACTGGGGGATGCGGGGAATGTAAATCTGACTGCTCTCAAAGTCTCCTTTGATGGGTTGGCGAGCAGTGGATTTGCCAGTGGTGTCTTCAGCAGTGTGGAAGAAGCAGGCAGAGGCAATGGTGGTAACGTTAATCTTACAGCTAGTTCAATATCCCTAACCAACGGCGCTCAAATTAGTGCTGCTACCTATGGACAGGGAGATGCGGGGAATATAAATCTGACTGCTCTCAAAGTCTCCTTTGATGGGTTGGCGAGCAGTGGATTTGCCAGTGGTGTCTTCAGCAGTGTGGAAGAAGCAGGCAGAGGCAATGGTGGTAACGTTAATCTTACAGCTAGTTCAATATCCCTAACCAACGGCGCTCAAATTAGTGCTGCTACCCTAGGAAAGGGAAATGGTGGAAACCTCAGAGTTTTAGCTAGACAATTTGATGTCCAAAATCAGGCAGAAGCAACGGTAAGTAGTAGAGAAGACGGAAATGCAGGTAATATCCAGGTAAGAGCTTCTGAGATCAATCTGTACGATCAAGGGAAACTTACGGCAGAATCTGCCTCCGGTAAAGGTGGAAACATTAGTCTACAAACGGACAACTTGCTACGCTTAC
It encodes:
- a CDS encoding two-partner secretion domain-containing protein codes for the protein MRSLFYISLTIATLSSLAPLSTARAQITPDNSLGAESSVVTGDVINDIPSDRISGGATRGLNLFHSFQEFNVGENRGAYFSNPNGIANILTRVTGGNPSNILGTLGVLGNANLFLINPKGIYFGSNARLNLGGSFFATTADSLVFDNNFEFSATNPQAPPLLTVNIPIGLRFRDIPGSIINNANSFGLGVQPGKSLALVGGDVNFNSGLVVAPGGRVELGGLAQAGTVRLNADGSLSVPQEVTRANVLLTNGAIVDVTGGEGGNIAINARNLELSGSYLVAGIGTGFGAPSTQAGDIVINATENVTLKGEGNSSSFIVSDAIEEGDAGSINILTRSLFVIDGSRIASRIFGRGNAGSININAQDTVSFSGVGANGASGVFSSVQPTGVGNGGDITITTNSLSFINGAFLFAGTFGQGNAGNINFYARDVVSFDGSGNTGFPSGATSIVGEGAIGKGGNINFTAGSLFLTNGAQVSAATYGLGDAGNVNLTALKVSFDGLASSGFASGVFSSVEEAGRGNGGNVNLTASSISLTNGAQISAATYGQGDAGNINLTALKVSFDGLASSGFASGVFSSVEEAGRGNGGNVNLTASSISLTNGAQISAATLGKGNGGNLRVLARQFDVQNQAEATVSSREDGNAGNIQVRASEINLYDQGKLTAESASGKGGNISLQTDNLLRLRRNSLISAISGTPGSVGQDGNININTPFLVAFPSENSDIVATGFGRSVGSNVQVNAQGIFGIQFRDQLTPQSDIVASGKVTLITPEIDPSKGLVEFPETVTDPSDRIAENPCQRGISSTFVITGRGGLPTSPNQSLKTDNVRVDLVEPTTSTSNSQSATINQPITYTTSKQIIPAQGWVLNKKGEVVLVAYDPTATNLTQRASSRKNAVCPAPF